A part of Setaria viridis chromosome 8, Setaria_viridis_v4.0, whole genome shotgun sequence genomic DNA contains:
- the LOC117866969 gene encoding laccase-15 has translation MKCWSLPGASAAMAIGVVFFLYAIVPPAAMAAVVEHTFVVSQVKMTHLCNETLVTVVNGQFPGPAIEVTEGDSVTVHVVNESPYNLTIHWHGVKQRLNCWADGVPMITQCPILPNQNFTYRFNVAGQEGTLWWHAHVSFLRASVHGALIIRPRRGASSYPFPKPYKEIPIIIGEWWQMDLARADWAIAHSVDVYFGASTINGKLGDLYNCSGALEDGYMLDVEPGKTYLLRIVNAALFAEYYLKIAGHKFTVVAADANYVSPYTTDVIAIAPGETVDALVVADAAPGRYYMVALPNQSPEPDPQSPVLITRGILQYRNVQEALGNSSSSEMAVAPEMPDDQDLLTSFYFHRNLTSLHHPQRPLVPTRVDEHLFITLSLGSICRRGQSCKRGGSDETFTVATMNNVSFQQPAVATPLLELHYYNTNSMDMLQDLPDKPPMVFNYTDQALIPPGPKEAKLEPTSKATVARRFRQGSVVEVVFQGTALLQSESNPMHLHGHDVFVLAQGEGLYDAARDTAWYNLVNPPIRNTVHVPRLGWVAIRFVADNPGIWYMHCHFEFHMTMGMVGLFIVEDGPTVDTSLPAPPADFPSCGHI, from the exons ATGAAGTGCTGGAGCTTGCCCGGCGCATCTGCGGCAATGGCCATTGgtgtcgtcttcttcctctATGCCATTGTTCCACcagcggccatggccgccgttgTCGAACACACCTTTGTT GTGAGCCAGGTGAAAATGACGCACTTATGCAACGAGACGCTGGTAACTGTGGTGAACGGGCAGTTCCCGGGGCCGGCGATAGAGGTCACAGAGGGAGACTCGGTGACCGTCCATGTCGTCAACGAGTCACCCTACAACTTAACAATCCACTG GCATGGGGTGAAGCAGCGGCTCAACTGTTGGGCAGACGGGGTGCCAATGATCACCCAGTGCCCCATTCTACCAAACCAGAACTTCACCTATAGATTCAACGTTGCTGGACAGGAAGGCACATTGTGGTGGCATGCTCATGTTTCCTTCCTCCGGGCTTCCGTGCACGGCGCCTTGATCATCCGGCCGAGACGTGGGGCCAGCTCGTACCCATTTCCGAAGCCTTACAAGGAGATCCCCATCATTATAG GTGAGTGGTGGCAGATGGACCTTGCGCGGGCAGACTGGGCAATAGCTCACAGCGTCGATGTTTACTTCGGTGCATCGACGATAAATGGAAAGCTTGGAGATCTTTACAACTGCTCCG GCGCCTTGGAAGATGGATACATGCTAGATGTGGAGCCTGGCAAAACCTACCTGCTAAGGATAGTGAACGCTGCTCTCTTCGCCGAGTACTACCTGAAGATCGCCGGACACAAGTTCACGGTGGTCGCCGCAGACGCCAACTACGTTAGCCCCTACACCACGGACGTCATCGCCATTGCACCCGGCGAGACGGTGGATGCCCTTGTGGTCGCCGACGCAGCCCCCGGCAGATACTACATGGTAGCCCTGCCCAACCAGTCGCCGGAGCCGGACCCACAGAGCCCAGTGTTGATCACCAGAGGAATATTGCAGTATCGCAACGTACAAGAAGCACTAGGCAATAGTTCATCCAGTGAAATGGCAGTGGCACCTGAGATGCCTGACGATCAAGACCTGCTGACATCGTTCTACTTCCATAGGAACCTGACCAGCCTACACCATCCGCAGCGCCCGCTGGTGCCGACGCGAGTTGATGAGCACTTGTTCATCACACTCAGTCTGGGCTCCATCTGCCGGCGAGGACAGTCCTGCAAGAGGGGTGGCAGCGATGAGACCTTTACGGTGGCGACCATGAACAACGTCTCCTTCCAGCAACCAGCGGTGGCGACGCCACTACTGGAGCTACACTACTACAACACCAACAGCATGGACATGCTGCAAGATCTCCCGGACAAGCCGCCGATGGTGTTCAACTACACCGACCAAGCCCTGATCCCACCAGGACCCAAGGAGGCAAAGCTGGAGCCGACATCGAAGGCGACAGTTGCAAGGCGTTTCAGGCAAGgctcggtggtggaggtggtgttcCAGGGTACGGCGTTGTTGCAGAGTGAGTCGAACCCGATGCACCTACACGGGCATGATGTGTTCGTGCTCGCTCAGGGGGAAGGCCTTTACGATGCAGCAAGGGATACGGCATGGTACAATCTTGTGAATCCGCCCATCAGGAACACTGTGCATGTCCCAAGGCTTGGGTGGGTCGCTATCCGCTTTGTTGCGGACAATCCAG GGATATGGTACATGCATTGCCATTTCGAGTTTCATATGACGATGGGCATGGTGGGATTGTTCATCGTAGAGGATGGACCAACTGTGGACACATCCCTCCCTGCACCACCTGCGGATTTTCCATCATGTGGCCATATCTAA